The proteins below come from a single Canis aureus isolate CA01 chromosome 14, VMU_Caureus_v.1.0, whole genome shotgun sequence genomic window:
- the SYBU gene encoding syntabulin isoform X3, whose amino-acid sequence MKVYGAYLLSSEADFSSSSSTGSISAPEVHMSAAGSKRSSLSRNRGPHGRSNGASSYKAAGSPPSPREKDLLSMLCRSQLSPVNIHPGYAPSSPSSSNSGSCKGSDGSPVLRRSGRYMSCGENHGVKPPNPEQYLTPLQQKEVTVRHLKTKLKESERRLHERESEIAELKSQLARMREDWIEEECHRVEAQLALKEARKEIKQLRQVIETMRSSLADKDKGIQKYFVDINIQNKKLESLLQSMEMAHSGSLRDELCLHFPCDSPEKSLRPSTPLGQMAEAPALEEQGPEEGADGELLLAEATAQGSDLFDGVAAADATRADALELLRSAPGAEVLALVPGAGRQEEGSAVAEQAVQTDVVPYSPAVSELIQHVLRLQEPWPSSPESPDESGADSPASFPESISAFMVDLTPRNPNSAILLSPVETPYDDEATAGPEAPAHRLMRELDFAGPAEAEAGAGAEAEARRDGGALLLAARGPAGGQYWSRSFLVDLLAVAAPVVPTVLWAFSTRRGGTDPVYNIGALLRGCCVVALHSLRRTAFHIKT is encoded by the exons ATGAAAGTCTACGGAGCTTACCTGCTAA GTAGCGAAGCTGATTTTAGCTCCTCGAGCAGCACCGGCAGCATTTCGGCTCCTGAGGTCCACATGTCTGCGGCGGGAAGCAAGCGGTCCTCTCTCTCACGCAA CCGGGGCCCCCACGGGCGGAGCAACGGAGCCTCGTCCTACAAGGCCGCCGGCAGCCCGCCCTCCCCGCGGGAGAAGGACTTGCTGTCCATGCTGTGCAGGAGCCAGCTGAGCCCCGTGAACATCCATCCCGGCTACGCGCCGTCTTCCCCAAGCAGCAGCAACTCGGGCTCCTGCAAGGGGAGCGACGGCAGCCCCGTCCTGAG GCGGTCTGGAAGGTACATGTCCTGTGGTGAAAATCATGGTGTCAAGCCCCCAAATCCAGAGCAATATTTGACTCCTCTGCAGCAGAAAGAGGTCACAGTGAGGCACCTCAAGACCAAGCTGAAGGAATCTGAGCGCCGCCTTCATGAAAG GGAAAGCGAGATCGCTGAGCTCAAGTCCCAGCTGGCCCGCATGAGGGAGGACTGGATCGAGGAAGAGTGCCACCGCGTGGAGGCCCAGCTGGCCCTGAAGGAAGCcaggaaagaaatcaaacagCTCAGACAGGTCATCGAAACCATGCGGAGCAGCTTGGCCGATAAAGACAAAGGCATTCAGAAGTATTTCGTGGACATAAACATCCAAAACAAGAAGTTGGAGTCTCTGCTGCAGAGCATGGAGATGGCGCACAGCGGCTCTCTGAGGGACGAACTGTGTCTGCACTTCCCCTGCGACTCCCCAGAGAAGAGCCTCCGCCCCAGCACCCCGTTGGGCCAGATGGCGGAGGCGCCGGCCCTGGAAGAGCAGGGCCCGGAGGAAGGGGCCGACGGCGAGCTGCTGCTGGCCGAGGCGACGGCCCAGGGCTCCGATCTGTTCGATGGGGTGGCCGCCGCCGACGCCACACGGGCCGACGCCTTGGAGCTGCTTCGCTCGGCCCCCGGGGCCGAGGTCCTGGCGCTGGTGCCCGGGGCAGGGCGGCAGGAAGAGGGCAGCGCGGTGGCCGAGCAGGCCGTGCAGACCGACGTGGTGCCCTACAGCCCTGCCGTGTCCGAGCTCATCCAGCACGTGCTGCGGCTGCAGGAGCCCTGGCCCTCGAGCCCCGAATCTCCGGACGAGTCGGGGGCGGACTCGCCCGCAAGCTTCCCCGAGTCCATCTCCGCCTTCATGGTGGACCTGACGCCAAGAAATCCCAACTCGGCCATCCTTTTGTCTCCCGTGGAGACCCCGTACGACGACGAGGCCACGGCGGGTCCCGAAGCTCCTGCGCACCGCCTCATGAGGGAGCTGGACTTCGCAGGcccggcggaggcggaggcgggggcgggggccgaggcCGAGGCGAGGCGGGACGGCGGCGCGCTCCTGCTGGCTGCGCGCGGGCCCGCGGGGGGGCAGTACTGGAGCCGCAGTTTCCTGGTGGATCTCCTGGCCGTGGCTGCCCCCGTGGTCCCCACCGTTCTGTGGGCATTCAGTACTCGGAGGGGGGGCACGGATCCCGTCTACAACATCGGAGCCCTGCTCCGGGGCTGCTGCGTGGTCGCCCTGCATTCGCTGCGCCGCACCGCCTTCCACATCAAaacctga
- the SYBU gene encoding syntabulin isoform X4, producing the protein MSAAGSKRSSLSRNRGPHGRSNGASSYKAAGSPPSPREKDLLSMLCRSQLSPVNIHPGYAPSSPSSSNSGSCKGSDGSPVLRRSGRYMSCGENHGVKPPNPEQYLTPLQQKEVTVRHLKTKLKESERRLHERESEIAELKSQLARMREDWIEEECHRVEAQLALKEARKEIKQLRQVIETMRSSLADKDKGIQKYFVDINIQNKKLESLLQSMEMAHSGSLRDELCLHFPCDSPEKSLRPSTPLGQMAEAPALEEQGPEEGADGELLLAEATAQGSDLFDGVAAADATRADALELLRSAPGAEVLALVPGAGRQEEGSAVAEQAVQTDVVPYSPAVSELIQHVLRLQEPWPSSPESPDESGADSPASFPESISAFMVDLTPRNPNSAILLSPVETPYDDEATAGPEAPAHRLMRELDFAGPAEAEAGAGAEAEARRDGGALLLAARGPAGGQYWSRSFLVDLLAVAAPVVPTVLWAFSTRRGGTDPVYNIGALLRGCCVVALHSLRRTAFHIKT; encoded by the exons ATGTCTGCGGCGGGAAGCAAGCGGTCCTCTCTCTCACGCAA CCGGGGCCCCCACGGGCGGAGCAACGGAGCCTCGTCCTACAAGGCCGCCGGCAGCCCGCCCTCCCCGCGGGAGAAGGACTTGCTGTCCATGCTGTGCAGGAGCCAGCTGAGCCCCGTGAACATCCATCCCGGCTACGCGCCGTCTTCCCCAAGCAGCAGCAACTCGGGCTCCTGCAAGGGGAGCGACGGCAGCCCCGTCCTGAG GCGGTCTGGAAGGTACATGTCCTGTGGTGAAAATCATGGTGTCAAGCCCCCAAATCCAGAGCAATATTTGACTCCTCTGCAGCAGAAAGAGGTCACAGTGAGGCACCTCAAGACCAAGCTGAAGGAATCTGAGCGCCGCCTTCATGAAAG GGAAAGCGAGATCGCTGAGCTCAAGTCCCAGCTGGCCCGCATGAGGGAGGACTGGATCGAGGAAGAGTGCCACCGCGTGGAGGCCCAGCTGGCCCTGAAGGAAGCcaggaaagaaatcaaacagCTCAGACAGGTCATCGAAACCATGCGGAGCAGCTTGGCCGATAAAGACAAAGGCATTCAGAAGTATTTCGTGGACATAAACATCCAAAACAAGAAGTTGGAGTCTCTGCTGCAGAGCATGGAGATGGCGCACAGCGGCTCTCTGAGGGACGAACTGTGTCTGCACTTCCCCTGCGACTCCCCAGAGAAGAGCCTCCGCCCCAGCACCCCGTTGGGCCAGATGGCGGAGGCGCCGGCCCTGGAAGAGCAGGGCCCGGAGGAAGGGGCCGACGGCGAGCTGCTGCTGGCCGAGGCGACGGCCCAGGGCTCCGATCTGTTCGATGGGGTGGCCGCCGCCGACGCCACACGGGCCGACGCCTTGGAGCTGCTTCGCTCGGCCCCCGGGGCCGAGGTCCTGGCGCTGGTGCCCGGGGCAGGGCGGCAGGAAGAGGGCAGCGCGGTGGCCGAGCAGGCCGTGCAGACCGACGTGGTGCCCTACAGCCCTGCCGTGTCCGAGCTCATCCAGCACGTGCTGCGGCTGCAGGAGCCCTGGCCCTCGAGCCCCGAATCTCCGGACGAGTCGGGGGCGGACTCGCCCGCAAGCTTCCCCGAGTCCATCTCCGCCTTCATGGTGGACCTGACGCCAAGAAATCCCAACTCGGCCATCCTTTTGTCTCCCGTGGAGACCCCGTACGACGACGAGGCCACGGCGGGTCCCGAAGCTCCTGCGCACCGCCTCATGAGGGAGCTGGACTTCGCAGGcccggcggaggcggaggcgggggcgggggccgaggcCGAGGCGAGGCGGGACGGCGGCGCGCTCCTGCTGGCTGCGCGCGGGCCCGCGGGGGGGCAGTACTGGAGCCGCAGTTTCCTGGTGGATCTCCTGGCCGTGGCTGCCCCCGTGGTCCCCACCGTTCTGTGGGCATTCAGTACTCGGAGGGGGGGCACGGATCCCGTCTACAACATCGGAGCCCTGCTCCGGGGCTGCTGCGTGGTCGCCCTGCATTCGCTGCGCCGCACCGCCTTCCACATCAAaacctga